Below is a window of Neofelis nebulosa isolate mNeoNeb1 chromosome 8, mNeoNeb1.pri, whole genome shotgun sequence DNA.
TCATAAGCTCTCATTTTATATCATTATTCTACAAAACACTGTGCAAGTCCTCTACTTAATGACTAGTCAGAACCTGGGACAATATCCCTGCCATTTATCTCTCAGGGAATATGATTGACTCACCAACCTTACCTTCACAGAAATCCCATGGAATAATTTACTCCTCCACCAAGAGGATACTATACTGCACCCATTATAGCTTTGTCCTAGGAACTTGCTCAAATTACTGTGCACTATCACAAGCCCAGGAAGAGCTACAGACCATCCACCAGCTTTTCTAAGATATTTGATAAGTTGTATCATACAGTGAAAGTATCAAGTACTAACAGAAAATCCAAGCTACAGAAACTGACTGGCTTGCTTCTTCGTATGTCTCCCCTCCTTCCAGTCCAAGCTGCAAGACTGCCCACCCCTCTTTTAAAGCTAGTATGGTGATTGAGTTGATAAGCTTCTTAGATTCTCTTCTCCAACAACCCCTTCTCTATTCAGATACACCCTTGCTGAATGTTGTAGCTCACAAACTAGCACCCAGTCTCAATAAAAACGAAGAAGAGTAGATGCTTGAGAAAATACTGGCCTTGGCCATCTCTAACACTTGATACAGTGGGAAAGGCACGTGACCCAAAGAGAGGAGGGATCTGGTTGATTGCACTCCATCGTTGGGTATACAAGAGGCATACCTGGATCCCATTCCATCCGAGCATCCAAGTTGAGGGCTGgtgtctcctttatttttttattagcaaACTAATACATGCATCCACCTGCTGGTTCACAAAGACAATTCACCCAATATTGCCAATGCCTACAAACCTGGGAAAAGCAAGAAGGTATTTCCCactgattttataaaaatgttcagaACCCTGGCAGCAACAGATATACACTTTTACTATTTACAAGGAGAGAACAGGGCTTAAGGGAGCCAAAAAGAGACAGTGAAGTGTCCTGAGGTTAGTATTGAGAGGCAAGGGGAAGGTGTGATTATCAGGATCTGGACAGGTCAGCTGTGCAGAGGCCAGCTCAGGACAGAACTGGTCCGAAGTCACACACCATGGAGACAGAGGCACAAGGCCTGGCTAGGCTTATGCATAGCAAGCTGTTCTAATCTTTGGACCATGAAGTCTGTACAGCACAAATAACCACCTCTGAGTGTTAATCAAATAAAATCTGCCCCTAGGGTTTTAAAGCTGTCACGGTCCACgaaatttggtttctttttccttctaatttagATCCCACAGGGACTTCACGTACCCTTTATCATAGATGAGATCCAAATCCAAAATGAAGCCCAGAGGTATAGAGAATATTGAAACCAGTGAGCTTACAGAAGTTTGGAAAGGCCTCCATAAAGATTGGTGACGTTGACTTAGagtcttaaaaacacaaaaccaatgatggaatgataaaataagaaagaacctGTAGTGATCATCTACTTGGAGTACAAActctcacactttttttttttcctcctaagaaAGTTataatatgaggggcgcctggatacCTCAATGGATAGAGTTTGCGACACTTGAACTCAgggtggtgggttcaagccccatgttgggcatggagcatacttaaactttttaaaaattaaaaagaagaagaagaagaggaagaagaagaagaagaagaagaagaagaagaagaagaagaagaagaagaaaaagaagaagaagaagaagaagaagaagaagaagaagaagaagaagaagaaagttacaATACTATTCCTAACAAAATGTTTTCACACTGGCTCACACAAAGATTTCATAAGTACATACTACAAAATAAATAGGCAATAACTTATATGGCAATGGAAGCTTAAGCTTCCATTCTATCCTGTGTCCCAGGATGGCTCAGCTGTcccataattttaatttattcaagtCACTGTTAACTCTTTCTTTGCCGCAGTGCCTGGTACTCTCAGTGCTCTCATTTAGGCTTCTCTTGACAACgagtgtgtattcttttttttttttttttagagacagagggcCCACtggcaagcagaggaggggcagagggaaagggagagagagaatcttaagcaggcttcatgcccagacagagcctgacaaggggctggaTCTTACAACCCATcacgagaccatgacttgaggcggaaatcaagagacagacacttaaccaactgagccacccaggtgcccatatctAGTGCATTCTTATATGAACATTTGTACTTAGTCTCTGATGAtttaagtttgggaaacactgcatTGCCAGCCTCAGAAGATGCCGGTTCTCAGCAAGTATAGGGTGAAGCCAAGTGACTATCGTTAATACAAGAAACATGAATAGCATCCTTCTTATTATATTGTGTAAAAATTATGTACGTTTTTATGGGCAGGTCAAAAATTATTATCTGAACGTGTACACAGGTACACACATCTGCGTGTTCTGGGATGAGAAGGTAGTTTTTCAGGAAGTGACTCCCCCAGTTTGTTGGTTCCCTTGTCTCCAGCTTTGACTTTGGCTCCTATGGCGTTCGTTTTCTCTTTAATAATTAGGCGATGAAGCAGGGCTTTCTAAGCACACAGAAATGGTTCTGTCTCGGAAAACTAACTTTACACATTAAAGAATATATCTTTCATGATAAAGGATCCGATGTTTAGAAATGTTaggtcaaggggtgcctgggtggctcagtcggttaagcatctgactttggcccaggtcttgatctcacggtttgtgagttcgttCGAGCTCagtgctgggctccgtgctgacggtgcagagtctgcttgggattctgtctccctctttctctgcccctcccctgctcactctctatccctctctaaataaatccataaacataaatatacatatatatatatatatatattaggtcaAACAATGAGTCACTGTTAGGGTACTGATCTCAGATATAATGAAAGGATATACGGTTATATTAACTAGCAGGGGGATATTTTTGAATTGTAAACTCTGGAGGGAAATAGATCTGATATGTAAAGAAAGCTGTAGGAAATGCTCTTTTTGTCACAAACAACTGCTTCCTGTTTAAGTGAGGTAGTATACTGGCATGATGACAAGGAACTTAAACTCTGGAGGCAGAGTCATTTAAAATGTAGCAGCTATGTGACCATGGTCAAATCATTTGAAGTTTTTgtgcttgttttctcatttataagatgggaataataatagtactcaCTTGATGGGACAGTTgctacatatattatgtatatgtaaatgaGTTCACATATAGAAACAACTTATAACAGTACCTGGTACATGATGAGTCCTGTATATAtttgctgttttaattattttccccCATTCAACCCAGTACatataatcaaatatttataaaatttttttgccCCTACTTATTTACAAAGCTACCTCTACTAATTATACTGAAACTTGTAGGTTTCCCAAACATCCATGGTATaattggggggctggggggagggagaaacacTTAATCTGGAACTCTGAAGctcaaggagaaaaaagtcaggATTGGAGGCATAGTTGtagaataatgaataataatacctttcatctattgagtgcttattatagTCCAGGGTGTTCTAAATGCTTTCCATGTAAATCTCATTCGATTCTCCTAGTGACCCTATGATATAAGTactttattatccccatttggaggagggaatggaagcaaacaggtgaagtaacttgccccacGTCACACGGCAGGAAGTGAGACCCAGAATTTGAGCAGTCTGGAGgctccagtttgttctcttaaCTACCAGACATCATGTtatcatataaaatttatatattatcgTTTGGGCTAGTATCTAGTGAACATAACTGTGCAACCAGACTAGCTATCTGAATGGCTGGTGCTCTGTTCTGATTAGCTTGGTGCTTGGATGATATCATTTGTTAATATATTATGATGATCACTTCTGATTATGGGTGGTAGTTAAAGCCATGGAAATGGATGAGATCTTCGGAGAAGTGTGTTTTTATAGTATGAGAAAACTAATATTTTGAGCACCATGAAAGCAAAGGTAGGCTCTGTTTTAGTCACTACTATGCTCCCAAATTGCTTTTACTCAATCTCTGCAAATATGTAAaggaagtggggcgcctgggtggcgccgtcggttaagcgtccgacttcagccaggtcacgatctcgcggtccgtgagttcgagccccgcgtcgggctctgggctgatggcttggagcctggagcctgtttccgattctgtgtctccctctctctctgcccctcccccgttcatgctctgtctctctctgtcccaaaaataaaataaaaaacgttgaaaaaaaaaatatgtaaaggaagaaaaagaccgAAGACCGTCTATCGATGTCCTTAGCGTAGGTTTTCCAAAGGAGTTGAGGagcaaaagataaataaagtaaataaagtaataaagtaataaagtcaataaaataatGAGTATACACTATTATTCCGAGAAACTTGGCTGGGAAGAAATGGACCAGGTGACAGCACCACATGACAGGAAAATAAAAGACGACGTGCCTTTTTTATCTGGCATTTACAGCCTCAttaatgacattttgaaaaattcgAACAGACCTTTAAGAATTCCACAAAGTTATTCTAAAGCTCATCTACCACTCAAAGAAACCTGTGAGAACACCAAGAAAAGTTCTGGAACCCGTAAGAACACCAACAAAACAGCAAGACAACAATGGGGGCTTACCCCTCAGTTACTTGACCTCCTCCACCTTTCTACTTTTCTGTTCTGACTCAACCACAGGCTTGCTTGGTCACACCCTCAGCGACATTATCAATTGCAGCTACTCTGCTTTCAAAATAGTTAATCCGTTCGGTGTCTGACCATCACATACTATTCTTCAAGCTTGATTGTTCAAATACGCCCACGATCCCTATTTAATGATCCTATCAAGATTTCCAGATGGTTGACCATTCTGACTTTTCCCAACCTGCCAGCCTTCTCCTTAGTTTTCTTTCTCATCCAGCTAACTCAAACTCATCTGAAGCTTTGTGgcctctggctttttttttttttaatttttttttttttttacatttatttatttttgagaaacagtgagacaaagcgtgagggggggaggggagacacagaatctgaagcagggtccaggctctgagcaagtggtcagcacagagccctatgcggggctcgaacccacgcactgtgagatcacgacctgagccgaagtcagttgcttaaccaactgagccacccaggcgccccaactttcacagtagttttttaaaaaaatgcttagacAGACTTCACTGAGATACCTAAAAAGTTCCCAGCCCCTCTTTTGGCCTCCCAAAAGACTGCCTTGTATCTCCACTCCAACCCAGGAAGACAAGTAAGCAAGTGACTGAGCCAGTCTGACTCCATTATGAAAACTGGGGAGATCCTAGTTACTGGTGTATCCTGAGTGCTCAAACAAAATGTTTTACAacttaagtaattttttattaaattttttttttcaacatttttaatttatttttgggacagagagagacagagcatgaacgggggaggggcagagagagagggagacacagaatcggaaacaggctccaggctccgagccatcagcccagagcctgacgcggggctcgaactcacggaccgcgagatcgtgacctggctgaagtcggacgcttaaccgactgcgccacccaggcgccccttaagtaattttttaaaaaaagcacactGACTTTTAGCCCCACGATGTTCCTTGTCTGACCCCGGCTAAATTGTATAATATTTCAGCTTCCTAGTCTCCTCATGCGGCAAGCACTTTATATGTTCACCAAactccattttcttctcctcctggactgtgtttctgtctttcttaGAGTTGGGTGGGGCCACACGATTGATTTTTGATTAGTGGAATTGGGTCAAAAGTGACGTTTGCCATATCCAGTCCTTGATTCTAAAAACACTCTTTCGTGCAACTTAACGCTTTcttgtctcttctctgtcccctcctgtgTATGCTGTCTCCTATGAGATGGCCGAATGTGGAGAATTCAGTAGAGAGTTCCAAGGCCATAGGAGATGGTGGAGTCACCAGATGGAAGGAACCTGGGTCCCTGGGTAACTGCAGGCAGCAAGAACATCCTCACCCGATTTACATTAGGCTTCAGTGTGAGCAAGAAATAACCTTTTTTTGTGTATAGCTGCTCAAAGTTTAAAAGGCTGCTAATTACAACAGTACATCATCCTATAAATTTGGGCTAATAGATCGTCTATTAAATCTTAGGATGTTCTGAGTCCGaatcaaataaaaacttgttCTTTGTTTCCCTTGAGCATCTTAGAGATTGGCTTCATGAAATTGTCTGTCCTAAAAACACACAGCAAAAGTCCCTACCGTTAAAACCCAAGATGGCTTCCAATTATTCTTATCTCCTGGCATCCAAGCCCTTGTGTAGTCCCCTCCCACACTGAATCATGGCTGGCTGGTGTTTCCAATAGAAGACTGCAGAAGAAATAGCGTATGATTCCAAGACTCAGGCATTAAAGATACGGCAATTTCCACCTTGGTCTCTCTTAGATGCTTGCTCTGTAGAAAGCCTGGTGTCAGGTCGTGAGGACAGCTGAGCAGCCCTGTGGAGAGGGCTACCTACATGGCAAGGAACAGACCTCCCATCAACCACTAGCCTCTACTTTCCAGCCATGTGAATGTGCCACTCGGGAAGCATATTCTCCGGCCTCAGTCAAGCCTGAAGATGACGGCAGTCCTGGCTGACTGGCTGACAGCTTGACAGAAACCTCACGAGAGACCCTGAGCCACAAACACACTGATAAGTTGCTCCCGAATTCCTGATGAAGctgacataataaatatttactgttgttttaagccacaaagtacTAGAATAATTTGTGATACAGCAGTGGATGACACGATCTGTGATACTACTGTTTGTTAAAATTcctagactcttttttttttttttaacgttttatttatttttgagacggggagagacagagcatgaacaggggagggtcagagagagggagacacagaatcggaaacaggctccaggctctgagcggtcagcacagagcccgacgcagggcttgaattcacggacctgatcatgacctgagctgaagtcggacgcttaaccgactgagccacccaggtgcccccctagattatttttttaatctctttttatcCCCTTCAGCATTATTGAGACGTAGTAACATACAatgttgtgtaagtttaaggtgtacaacataataatttgatatatattgCAAACTGATTACTACAATAAGGTGAGTAGACACATTCATCACCTCATAgttacaggtgtgtgtgtgtgtgtgtgtgtgtgtgtgtgtgtgtataatacacatcacatcttctttatccattcctggtgatggacacttaggttgtttgcatgtcttgactattgtagacaatgttgcaatgaacatggggtgcagatacctctttgagatagtgattttatttccttcagatatatacccagaaataacATTGTTGAATAAtatgatagttttttttaagcttttattttattttattttattttattttattttaggggcccctgggtggttccgtcagttgggtgtccgacttcagctcgggtcatgatctcacggttcatgagttggagccctgcgttgggctgtgtgctgacagctcagagcctggagcctgcttcggattctgtctccctctctctgcccctcccctgctcacactctgtctctgtctctgtctctgtctctctctctctctctcaaagataaacatttaaaaaaataataaagtttttattttattttattttgagagtgagagagagagcacacaagcaggggaggggtagggagagagggagagagagagagaaccccgagtagtctcctcactgtcagcacagagccctatgaggggcttgaactcaggagccgtgaggtcatgacctgagccgaagtcagactctcaccCTATTTAGCGACCCAAGGACCCCTTAATTATTTGTGATGCTCTTGTGAAtgggatttacatttttttcatttttagataatttgttggtggtgtatagaaacacaagcTGAAAATTTCTACATTCCAATGGCATTCTCTTTTTCGTGGGGCATCAGTGCCTGTTACTGAAACAGAGTATGCAggaatcattcctttttttttttttaattttttaatttttgagagagagagagagacagacagagcatgaggcagagaggggcagagagagggacacagaatcggaagcaggtaccaggctctgagctgtcagcacagagccccgcgcggggcttgaactcatggaccgtaagatcatgacctgagccgaagttggacgcccaatcagctgaaccacccaggcgcccacaaggAATCATTCCATTCATCTCCAAGTCACAGGAAGTTGTATCAATCCTGTAGCTAAAAGGATATGGGGGGGGATCATTTGGTAATGGCAATTTTGAAGAGTAAGTCTGAACAATGTAAGCTGATTCTGACATCTTCTTAAAATCTTTAAGCAGGGAGGGAgactctggaaggaaaaaaaaagaataatatttttcttgataCTATTGTAACcacaaacatttcaaaacattagTTGGAAGTTTATTGAGCAACTTTCAAGAGAATACAAATGGGATACCTACATTTCTTCAATAGGATGACACACATCAATATGGGAAAAGAGAATATCTGGAATTCTGTAGAGCCAGTAAGtgttgtaataataataataataataatatcaagtTAATGTGGAGTCCATGTATATCTTAAACCGGTTTATCTGTTCCcttctctcatttatttcctaCAGAGATTGTCTTGTTCtcgcattttcttttttgtttgttttaagtttacttatttattttgagacagagagagagagagagagagcggggaaggggcagagagagaggaagagagagaatcccaagaaggccacacgctgtcagcctagagccggatgaggggctcggtctcaccaaccgtgaggtcatgacctgagccaaaagccaaaatcaggagtctgactgaaccccccagatgccccattcTCACACTTTCTTAAGGTACGTCAAGAAGTTAAATAACTAAATTTCAATACAAATGACAAAGAGACGGTGAAGAAAAGACATATCAATTTATCAGAAAAGAAGTTTGAAGAAGGATGTTTCTTTTGGCATCATAATCTTTGTCCCTTAATGTGACTGACTAGAGGGgctcctgaatggctcagttggaggaTCATGCaagtgttgatctcagggtcataggttcgagccctgcgttgggtgtagagattacttaaataaacaaaacctaataaaataaaataagataagataagataagataagataaaataaaataaaataacttactaGAATTATGCAGTGCAGTTCCAGTGCATACAGCTTCATCCATACAACAGGGTATCTGGGCCAGTGATCTTCTTCCCCAGGTGGGTAGTTGACAAAATTCCTCCAGCAGTGATCATACTCTAAGGAGACACAAATTTTGGTTCATTCAGCTAATAGAGCAGAAAGTTACTTTAAAGAGAGCCCAGCTTATAGATACACGTTATATAAAACCCGTCAGCCTATTTGCTGTTGGAGATGGACTAACCTCCCCCTGAATccctaaaaacaacaacataattTATTCCAAGATGGCTGACGGGTCACCATGGCAGATGCAGGCATGGAGAAGAGAGccctctttttcatattttccttgcTGTGAATATCAGACCTGGTCCTTTCTCATGTTATTTTGGACTttcacttcttcttcttcttcttctttttttttttttaaacatttattcatttttgagagatagaaagagacagagcggcagtgggggaagggcagagataagagagaaacacagaatccaagctgtcaggacagagtctgatgcagggcttgaacccacgaactgccagatcatgacctgagccaaagttggacacttaactgagctagccagtttatttatttatttaggagagagacagagagagagagggagggagagagcacagtgggggagggacagagagagagagagagacagagacagaggatctgaagcaggttctgtgctgacaccagagagcccgatgctgggctcgaactcacgaactgctagatcctgccctgagcccaagtcagacacttaactgactgagccacccaggcaccccctgacttTCACTTCTGAGACTTCCGAAGTGGGATAGTCACTCTTCTGGCCTAGAAACATGCTACCAGCACAGTCTCGCATCAACACTTAAGGTCCTCTGTTTGTTGTTTTTACCTGGGACTCTCATAATCTGGACGGTCACACCACTGTTGATGAGGTCCCTGAGTCCTTGCCGGTTTTGTTGATCCAGGTGCCAGAAGAGTCGAGATACATAAATAACCAGAGTCACGTTAGGGTGTTGACTCAAAAATCCTCTGATAGCCTTGGAGCATTCCCAACAGGGACTCCAGGACAGGAACCAGGTGATGGAACAGCTGATGGAGGGGCAAAAATGTCTTTCTGAAgtaaatttttctataaaattgagCTCAACGTGGTTGGCGGTATTTCTGCCCGAGTTTCGCCAGATCCTATGGCTTGTGCCCCACTTAATTTCATAGAGCAGACAGGCCTCTTTGCGGAGTTCTCTGGGGTCAAAGAAGACTTCAAACTCCCGGGGTTCAATTCTTCTTCTGAAACACAAAAAGCACCCCCATGCTATCAGGCAATCTTTAGAGAGACCCGAGGAATGATTTCATGTTCCCCTCTCCTATCACACAGATCTCAAACATGACATCTcaggacattttcttttctaatctgtcTCCCAAAGTTATCTAGGTGGGCCCGTCTGAATCATCAGAGTTTCTCTCACAAGCATAGTGAAGAGAGTTTTCCCACCTCACGTCATGGAGTTACCACTCTCTCTATAGCGTTGCTTGGTAGTTTTGAATTCAGGCATAAATATGTAGAGACGCCATGCTCCAATCCCTACACCTCAACGTTCCTCAGTGGACTCTAACTAAATTTTAGGTAGGAGCCTCAAACTGCCAACAAGATTCTATTGCCAATTCTGAAGAGAGAAGAAGCCTCGGGATTCTTCGGCATGAAATTCTGCATACTAATtcctcataagaaaaaaattcaagttgCTCCCAGTggcatctttatttatttattttttaaagatttttgtcaaaaaaaaaaaaaaaaagatgtttgtctTTAACagtctctacacccactgtggggctcagacttaccacaccaagaccaagagtcacatgctccactgactgagccagccaggcgcccctcccaatgACATCTGTAGACTTAATCCTTTCCATGTCTCAGAGCTGTAACTCAGGGGAAACTCAAGATCGTGATGAGTACTCTTCTTTGCCATATGGTTGAGTCATCAGCTTATTACATCCCAATATTTCCACTCATCCCTAAAGTATTACATTTATTGACCACATAGATCAGTCCTCCCACCCATCGTGAGATAATTAATTCCCTGACAAAAGTCCCCCTGTTATAATGCTACGTTTGAAAAATGGGAATatggtataaaataaaaagatgaactCAAAGTGACAAATGAGTTCTCTGGACCTTTCGCTAATGGCTATCAAGTCATGTGATTTAAACAGAGAAGTATGAAGATAAAACAGTaacagaacaaagctggaaggtaatttatttaaacacaaaCCAAAAGACATACAAACAAAGATATAGGAAGCAATAatcatagggcgcctgggtggctcagtcagctgagcatccaattcttgggcCCACAGCAGGctccgcatggagcctgcttgggattctctctgtctgcccccagcccctagctcgtgtgtgtgctctctctctctctcaaaataaaaaaataaacttttaaaaaaagcaatagttATAGAGAATGAAGTTAGAAAAGGcaaaaggtggggcgcctgggtggttcagtcagttgagcgtccgacttcggctcaggtcatgatctcgtggtttgtgggttcgagccccgcatcgggctctgtgctgacagttcagagcctggagcctgcttcggattctgtgtctccctctctctctctgcccctcccccgcttgtgctctgtctctctctctgtctctctgtctctctctctctctctcaaaaataaataaataaatgtaaaaaataaaattaaaaaaaaagaaagaaaagg
It encodes the following:
- the APOBEC1 gene encoding C->U-editing enzyme APOBEC-1, whose product is MASDKGPSTGDATLRRRIEPREFEVFFDPRELRKEACLLYEIKWGTSHRIWRNSGRNTANHVELNFIEKFTSERHFCPSISCSITWFLSWSPCWECSKAIRGFLSQHPNVTLVIYVSRLFWHLDQQNRQGLRDLINSGVTVQIMRVPEYDHCWRNFVNYPPGEEDHWPRYPVVWMKLYALELHCIILSLPPCLKILRRCQNQLTLFRLTLQNCHYQMIPPHILLATGLIQLPVTWR